A single region of the Rhizobium grahamii genome encodes:
- a CDS encoding Tim44 domain-containing protein, whose amino-acid sequence MPAAVSRFAKIAAIAVLTGATVFASIGEADARRAGGSGFGSRGTRTFQAPPVTRTAPSPAAPIDRSMTPGQQTNAPYSTQQPSTAQRPGGFFGGGFGRSMIGGLVAGGLLGMLLGHGFGGGFGFLGMLLQIALIAMAVSFAMRYFANRRQPSYGSAASAPSYNVRPSAGSSFTIPSIGSGAGYGQSQANSGPSDEIGLKQGDLDRFEGLLTEVQTAYGSEDYPTLRRLTTPEAMSYLAEELGENATNGVRNQVSDVKLLQGDIAEAWREDGADYATLAMRYSSVDALVERTSGRVVSGDVRSPTETTEVWTFVRKPGNDWKLAAIQGTEQRAA is encoded by the coding sequence ATGCCTGCTGCTGTTTCGCGTTTTGCCAAGATCGCGGCGATCGCCGTCTTGACGGGCGCTACGGTGTTCGCTTCGATTGGAGAGGCTGATGCCCGGCGCGCGGGTGGTTCCGGCTTTGGAAGCCGCGGCACGCGCACATTTCAGGCGCCTCCCGTGACCCGAACGGCACCGTCTCCCGCGGCTCCGATTGATCGGTCGATGACGCCGGGGCAGCAGACGAACGCACCCTACAGCACGCAACAGCCTTCCACAGCCCAGCGTCCCGGTGGCTTCTTCGGCGGCGGCTTCGGCCGGTCGATGATCGGCGGCCTGGTTGCGGGCGGCCTGCTCGGCATGTTGCTTGGACACGGCTTCGGTGGCGGCTTCGGCTTCCTCGGGATGCTGCTTCAGATCGCTTTGATCGCGATGGCGGTTTCCTTTGCCATGCGCTACTTCGCCAATCGGCGCCAGCCGTCTTACGGCTCGGCCGCCTCCGCGCCATCGTATAATGTAAGGCCGAGCGCGGGATCGTCTTTCACCATCCCGTCCATCGGCTCTGGAGCCGGCTACGGCCAGAGCCAGGCGAACTCAGGCCCAAGTGACGAGATCGGACTGAAGCAGGGCGATCTCGACCGCTTCGAGGGTCTGTTGACCGAGGTCCAGACCGCCTACGGCTCGGAGGATTATCCGACGCTGCGTCGACTCACGACGCCTGAAGCCATGTCCTATCTCGCGGAGGAACTGGGAGAGAATGCCACCAACGGTGTTCGCAACCAGGTCTCCGACGTCAAGCTCCTGCAGGGCGATATTGCCGAAGCCTGGCGGGAAGATGGTGCCGACTACGCCACGCTTGCGATGCGATATTCGTCGGTGGACGCGCTCGTCGAGCGCACAAGCGGTCGCGTCGTCAGCGGTGACGTCAGGTCGCCGACGGAAACGACCGAGGTCTGGACGTTCGTGCGCAAGCCCGGCAATGACTGGAAGCTCGCGGCGATCCAGGGAACAGAGCAGCGCGCGGCCTGA